The Sphingobacterium bambusae genome includes a window with the following:
- the rpsT gene encoding 30S ribosomal protein S20: MANHKSAIKRIRTNAAKRLRNRYQAKTTRNAIKKLRNTTTAEEAKALLPRVVSMLDRLAKKNVIHKKKASNNKSKLTKFVNKLA, encoded by the coding sequence ATGGCAAATCATAAATCAGCGATTAAAAGAATTAGAACAAACGCAGCAAAACGCTTAAGAAACCGTTACCAAGCAAAAACTACACGTAACGCGATTAAAAAACTACGTAACACAACAACTGCTGAAGAAGCAAAAGCATTATTGCCAAGAGTTGTTTCTATGTTGGATCGTTTGGCTAAGAAAAACGTAATTCACAAAAAGAAAGCTTCTAACAACAAATCGAAGTTGACTAAGTTTGTAAACAAACTAGCGTAA
- the gldG gene encoding gliding motility-associated ABC transporter substrate-binding protein GldG, with the protein MINILKKEISSFFNSLVGYLAIALFLLVSGLLSWIFPSSAIIDGGYATLETFFSLAPYLLIFLVPAVSMRSLAAEKSEGTFDLLFSRPNSLYQIVAGKYLGIIFIAILAVLPTFMYAVSIYFLANPIGNMDIGATLGSYLGLLFLVLTYAAIGIFCSSLTKNAVVAFLLAVFAIFFAYYGFGAMSDLFFVESSASFIKDLGIQSHYDSISRGVLITGDVVYFLSVAALFILFSIGHLGRHFRKRIKTWSCYAAALIIYFCINNRFLTRHLGRLDLTEDQRFSLNEATKNVLRDLQEPVHISIFLDGDLPNGFHQLQQAAIYMASDLKSYAGDKLDFTVIDPLEGSQEEQQSFTDALVSRGIYPTNLSVKTDRGLTQKLIFPTAVIRTAEQEIPINLLQQKQGISPEEAINNSIQNLAYAFTAGLKKVNAQESSFIGFTEGHGEPDDLALYDAMQSLSADGYQVGRVNLDSVTYASLDQLKLLFIVKPTQAFKESHKYKIDYFVKHGGRVLWAIDQIDASLDHLQQNGSQPLVGRSLNLDDQLFLYGVRLNYNILADLNCGQIPITVGNIAGQAQIELAPWYFFPVLTPTSAHPLVRNLDGIRTEFIGTLDTVASAKIKKDIILTSSPFARIWNAPAPISLQIVEEEPDPKKFNSGTLPVAALLQGEFPYLFENRSAPTDIQQPVDLSNIHQESKMLVVADADWLINQVNSKDQSPYPLGWDRYTEQQFANKAFLQNAVDYLLNDESLIGLRNREVKLRLLDGQKVKEQKLSWQLLNVLAPIILLSIFALAQQLLRKRKYGRVKA; encoded by the coding sequence TTGATCAACATTTTAAAAAAGGAAATCTCTTCATTCTTCAATTCGCTGGTAGGTTACTTGGCCATCGCCCTTTTTCTGCTGGTGAGTGGATTGCTATCTTGGATCTTCCCGAGCTCTGCAATAATCGACGGTGGTTATGCAACCTTGGAAACGTTCTTTTCCTTGGCCCCTTACCTGTTAATTTTTCTGGTTCCCGCGGTCAGTATGCGCAGTTTGGCTGCCGAAAAAAGCGAAGGTACTTTTGACCTGCTTTTCAGTAGGCCTAACAGTCTCTATCAAATTGTGGCCGGCAAATATTTAGGTATTATTTTCATTGCTATTCTTGCCGTTTTACCCACATTTATGTACGCGGTAAGCATCTATTTTTTAGCTAATCCTATTGGAAATATGGATATAGGTGCAACTTTGGGTTCCTATCTGGGGCTGCTTTTTCTCGTTTTGACCTACGCCGCGATAGGCATATTTTGTTCCAGCCTAACAAAAAATGCCGTAGTCGCCTTCTTGCTCGCCGTGTTTGCCATCTTTTTTGCTTATTACGGCTTTGGTGCGATGAGCGACCTCTTTTTCGTCGAATCCAGTGCATCCTTCATCAAGGATCTGGGTATACAGTCTCATTACGATAGCATCAGTCGAGGCGTACTTATCACGGGTGATGTGGTTTATTTTCTAAGCGTAGCAGCCTTGTTCATTCTCTTTAGCATTGGACACTTGGGTCGACACTTCCGAAAGCGCATCAAAACATGGAGTTGCTATGCTGCAGCACTAATCATTTACTTTTGTATCAACAACCGTTTTTTGACGCGCCACCTGGGCCGATTAGACCTTACCGAGGACCAACGATTTAGCCTAAACGAGGCTACAAAAAACGTGTTACGTGATCTCCAAGAACCTGTGCACATCAGTATTTTTTTGGATGGCGATCTCCCTAATGGGTTCCATCAACTGCAGCAAGCTGCGATCTATATGGCAAGCGACCTCAAATCCTACGCAGGTGATAAACTAGATTTCACCGTCATCGATCCTTTAGAAGGCAGTCAAGAAGAACAACAGTCCTTTACCGATGCACTGGTATCAAGAGGAATCTATCCAACGAACTTAAGCGTTAAGACCGATCGGGGCTTAACGCAGAAGCTGATATTCCCAACTGCCGTGATCCGTACGGCGGAACAGGAAATACCCATCAATCTGCTCCAGCAAAAACAAGGAATTAGTCCTGAAGAAGCCATCAACAACTCCATTCAAAACCTGGCATATGCATTTACGGCAGGTTTAAAGAAAGTAAATGCGCAAGAATCGTCCTTTATCGGCTTTACGGAAGGGCATGGAGAGCCCGATGATCTAGCCTTATATGACGCTATGCAGTCACTTTCTGCCGATGGCTATCAAGTAGGGCGCGTCAACCTAGACTCGGTAACCTATGCTTCACTCGATCAGCTCAAGTTACTTTTCATCGTGAAGCCCACACAGGCTTTTAAAGAAAGTCATAAATACAAGATCGACTACTTCGTCAAACATGGTGGACGAGTGCTTTGGGCCATCGATCAGATAGATGCTTCTTTGGATCATTTGCAGCAGAACGGGAGCCAACCGCTTGTTGGAAGATCGCTCAACCTAGACGACCAGCTATTTCTCTATGGCGTACGCCTGAATTATAATATCCTCGCCGACCTTAACTGTGGACAGATTCCCATCACCGTAGGGAACATAGCTGGGCAAGCACAAATCGAACTCGCTCCTTGGTATTTCTTCCCGGTGTTGACGCCTACTTCAGCCCATCCACTCGTCAGGAACCTCGACGGCATACGCACCGAATTTATCGGCACGTTGGACACAGTGGCATCGGCAAAAATCAAGAAAGATATCATCCTAACCTCTTCACCTTTTGCGAGAATATGGAATGCGCCGGCGCCAATTAGCTTACAAATCGTTGAAGAAGAACCGGATCCAAAAAAATTCAATAGCGGTACACTTCCCGTAGCAGCACTGTTGCAGGGAGAATTTCCATACCTCTTTGAAAACCGATCCGCACCAACGGATATCCAACAGCCAGTCGATTTGTCTAATATCCATCAAGAAAGCAAAATGCTGGTCGTTGCCGATGCCGATTGGCTAATCAATCAGGTCAATAGTAAAGACCAATCCCCCTACCCTTTAGGTTGGGATCGCTATACGGAACAACAGTTTGCCAATAAAGCATTTCTTCAAAACGCGGTGGATTACCTGCTTAACGATGAGAGTTTAATTGGCCTTCGAAATCGGGAGGTGAAACTAAGGTTATTGGATGGCCAAAAAGTAAAAGAACAAAAGCTAAGTTGGCAATTACTGAATGTCCTAGCACCCATTATATTGTTGAGTATCTTCGCGCTTGCACAGCAGCTCTTGCGCAAGAGAAAATATGGTAGGGTAAAAGCATAA
- a CDS encoding succinate CoA transferase, giving the protein MAYERIKLERLKDKVMTAEEAVLFFENDMVVGASGFTKAGDSKVVLEALANRAKNEDIKITLMTGASLGHDTDGKLAEAGALKKRMPFQVDRVLRNKINAGEVLFIDQHLSESVELLHNKVSPPVDIAVIEVAYIDRDGSLVPTTSVGNSATFAELADKIILEINTAIPMEIYGLHDIYKAENYPHRNVIPIVAPWNKIGRKTIPVNPDKIVGIVFTDKKDSPADIAEPDEKTTAIAGHILKFFENEVQLGHLTDRLLPLQAGIGKVANAVLTGFKHSNFYDLTMFSEVLQDSTFDLIDSGVLSFASASSITVSAACYERVFGNLQKYRDKVVLRPQNISNTPGLIRRLGIIAINTAIEFDIYGNVNSTHLGGTKIMNGIGGSGDFARNAYLSIFVTQAASKANAISHVLPMVSHVDHTEHDVDILVTDIGLADLRGLAPRERAQKIIDNCVHPDFKEELQSYFDRACARGGHTPHLLEESFSWHIRLAETGSMKK; this is encoded by the coding sequence ATGGCTTACGAGAGAATAAAACTAGAACGATTAAAAGATAAAGTAATGACCGCAGAGGAGGCGGTTCTTTTCTTTGAAAATGACATGGTCGTAGGGGCCAGTGGATTTACGAAGGCGGGCGACAGTAAAGTCGTTTTGGAGGCCTTGGCAAATCGTGCAAAAAATGAGGATATCAAAATTACACTTATGACGGGCGCTTCATTGGGCCACGATACGGATGGCAAATTGGCCGAAGCGGGTGCGCTTAAAAAGCGTATGCCTTTTCAGGTTGATCGGGTGTTGCGCAATAAGATCAATGCCGGTGAAGTACTGTTTATCGATCAGCATTTGAGTGAGAGTGTGGAGCTATTACACAATAAGGTTTCGCCGCCGGTAGATATTGCTGTTATTGAGGTGGCTTACATTGATCGTGATGGCAGTTTGGTGCCCACGACCTCTGTGGGTAACTCGGCGACATTTGCCGAGTTGGCGGATAAGATTATCTTGGAGATCAATACGGCAATTCCGATGGAAATCTACGGGCTTCATGATATTTACAAAGCGGAAAACTATCCACACCGTAACGTTATTCCTATTGTTGCGCCATGGAATAAGATCGGCCGGAAGACCATTCCTGTTAATCCAGACAAGATTGTGGGTATTGTGTTTACCGATAAAAAGGATAGCCCTGCGGATATTGCGGAGCCGGACGAGAAAACTACGGCGATTGCCGGACATATCCTGAAGTTTTTTGAAAACGAAGTCCAACTTGGTCACTTGACAGATCGGCTTTTGCCTTTGCAAGCGGGGATCGGCAAGGTGGCAAATGCAGTATTGACAGGATTTAAGCACAGCAATTTCTATGATCTGACCATGTTTTCCGAGGTGTTGCAAGATAGCACCTTCGATTTGATCGATTCAGGTGTGCTTTCCTTTGCATCGGCATCGTCGATTACGGTGTCTGCAGCATGTTATGAACGGGTATTTGGCAATCTGCAGAAATACCGCGATAAAGTAGTATTGCGCCCACAGAATATTTCGAATACACCGGGGCTTATACGTCGCTTGGGTATTATAGCCATCAATACGGCTATTGAATTTGACATCTATGGCAATGTGAACTCTACACATTTGGGGGGTACGAAGATCATGAACGGTATTGGCGGTTCGGGAGACTTCGCCCGAAATGCCTACCTAAGTATCTTCGTGACGCAGGCAGCATCTAAAGCTAACGCAATCTCTCATGTCTTGCCGATGGTTTCCCATGTGGATCATACAGAACACGATGTGGATATTCTCGTGACCGATATTGGTTTGGCTGACCTTCGTGGTTTGGCGCCAAGGGAACGTGCTCAAAAGATTATTGATAACTGTGTACATCCAGATTTTAAAGAAGAGCTGCAATCTTATTTTGATAGGGCATGCGCACGAGGAGGGCATACACCACATCTTTTAGAAGAATCGTTCAGTTGGCATATCAGGCTTGCGGAGACCGGTTCTATGAAGAAGTAG
- a CDS encoding glycerophosphodiester phosphodiesterase family protein, which yields MITWIKFTLALAYLGLNTGCLRNNNATNLAHVSNHNQVFRFSGVDDLHRFLTYSDSRVPLISAHRGGPDLDYPENAIETFQRIAYKTPAIIECDIALSKDSMLVLMHDETLDRTSTGKGKVNRKTLEELKSFQLKDTQGNITSYQIPTLDEALSWGVGKVIFTLDVKRNVPYRLVIDAVRKARAEAYVAIITYNVDQAAMVNNLAPDLMISASIRHADDLLRLNDADVPDTRILAFIGTKEADKQLTDLLHQHGILCILGTMGNLDRQAEARGDQLYAEFVDNGADILSTDRPLQAAQSLDYYIQKRQLSSPYIN from the coding sequence ATGATCACTTGGATTAAATTTACACTCGCACTTGCCTATCTCGGCCTAAACACCGGCTGTCTTCGCAATAACAATGCTACGAATTTAGCACATGTTAGCAACCACAACCAGGTGTTTCGCTTTTCAGGGGTAGACGATCTCCATCGATTCCTCACTTATTCCGATAGCAGGGTTCCCTTAATCAGCGCACACCGCGGTGGACCAGATTTGGACTATCCGGAAAACGCAATCGAAACTTTCCAACGTATAGCCTATAAGACGCCGGCGATCATCGAGTGCGATATCGCGCTTTCCAAAGATTCCATGTTGGTGTTGATGCATGATGAAACCTTAGACAGAACCAGCACAGGAAAGGGAAAAGTGAATCGTAAAACATTGGAAGAACTTAAAAGCTTTCAATTAAAAGATACCCAAGGCAACATCACCTCCTATCAGATACCAACATTAGACGAAGCATTGAGCTGGGGTGTTGGCAAAGTAATTTTTACGCTGGATGTAAAGCGCAACGTCCCTTACCGACTGGTGATAGATGCCGTACGTAAAGCGCGTGCGGAGGCTTATGTGGCCATCATCACCTACAATGTGGATCAAGCAGCTATGGTGAACAATTTGGCACCTGACCTCATGATATCCGCATCTATACGACATGCCGATGACCTCCTTCGACTGAACGATGCCGACGTTCCTGACACGCGCATTCTTGCATTTATCGGCACGAAAGAAGCCGACAAACAATTGACCGATTTGTTACACCAACACGGCATCCTATGCATTCTGGGCACAATGGGCAATCTTGATCGGCAAGCCGAAGCACGCGGCGACCAGCTTTACGCTGAATTTGTGGACAACGGAGCCGACATCTTAAGCACCGACAGACCCTTACAAGCGGCACAGTCGCTAGATTATTATATACAGAAGAGGCAGTTGTCTTCGCCCTACATCAATTAA
- a CDS encoding BT_3928 family protein, producing the protein METNFNPTRKKKTDLSNLLLGFSRLFVGILFIFSGFIKANDPTGFGYKLQEYFHVFHLDFLNDYSAWIAILICSFEIILGAFLLLGLHRQKVAWGLLILIIFFTFLTFYSAFFEVVTSCGCFGDAIPLTPWQSFLKDLVLLVFILLIFRYRNRINPILKKGALRSTLSTIVVLLSIGIGIYTLYFLPLLDFLPYKEGNNIPALMVLPEGKQGDVYEYIYEIKNKATGESKKVTDKEYMAGIWEDENWEVVGEPSSRLVKKGYQIPISDLLISDADGNDVTQEIITNPYYNFVVVSTYADKLSTTDMIALDRINTTIRDLSADFNLRAVLLTASSAQVANSLNEEMDLVLETFYADAVPLKSMVRSNPGVLLLQNGVVIKKWSKITFPSKEELEKDYLAK; encoded by the coding sequence ATGGAAACAAACTTTAATCCAACACGTAAGAAGAAAACAGATCTCAGCAACCTGCTCCTTGGCTTCAGCCGTTTATTTGTAGGTATATTATTTATTTTTTCCGGCTTCATCAAAGCGAATGACCCTACCGGGTTCGGTTACAAACTGCAGGAATATTTCCACGTTTTCCATCTCGATTTTCTAAACGACTACAGTGCATGGATAGCGATATTGATCTGTAGTTTCGAGATTATCCTCGGCGCTTTCCTTTTACTTGGGCTACATCGGCAAAAGGTTGCATGGGGATTACTTATCCTCATTATTTTCTTCACGTTCCTTACCTTCTATTCGGCTTTCTTCGAAGTGGTAACCTCCTGTGGATGCTTTGGCGATGCCATTCCACTCACGCCTTGGCAGTCCTTCTTGAAAGACCTTGTTTTATTGGTTTTTATACTCCTTATCTTCCGCTACCGTAACCGCATAAACCCTATCCTGAAAAAAGGGGCGTTAAGAAGTACCTTATCGACGATCGTTGTACTGTTATCCATTGGCATAGGCATCTATACTCTCTACTTTTTGCCCCTTCTAGATTTCTTACCCTACAAAGAAGGCAATAACATCCCTGCACTGATGGTGCTTCCCGAAGGCAAGCAAGGTGACGTGTATGAATACATTTATGAGATAAAAAACAAAGCTACCGGAGAGTCCAAGAAGGTGACCGACAAAGAATATATGGCGGGCATTTGGGAAGATGAAAACTGGGAAGTCGTTGGCGAACCGTCGTCGCGACTTGTAAAAAAAGGATACCAAATCCCTATTTCCGACCTATTGATTTCTGATGCGGATGGAAATGATGTTACCCAAGAAATAATTACCAACCCCTATTACAACTTTGTGGTGGTAAGCACCTACGCGGATAAGCTCTCCACGACAGACATGATTGCGCTGGACCGCATAAATACTACCATTCGCGATCTATCTGCAGACTTCAACCTCCGTGCTGTATTGCTAACCGCAAGTTCGGCACAAGTAGCAAACAGTCTAAACGAGGAAATGGATCTCGTGCTGGAAACCTTCTACGCTGATGCGGTGCCGTTGAAAAGCATGGTACGCTCCAATCCGGGAGTGTTGTTACTGCAAAACGGTGTTGTCATAAAAAAATGGTCGAAAATTACCTTCCCTTCTAAAGAAGAGCTGGAAAAAGATTACTTGGCAAAATAA
- a CDS encoding RNA methyltransferase: protein MQKLSMEELNRPDVESFKAQEKTPIVIVLDNVRSMHNVGSTFRTADGFAIAKILLCGITATPPHREIEKTALGATQSVLWEHVADTQEAVKSLQQEGYTVIAIEQAAGSIALQDMSVQTDHKYAFVFGNEVHGVADDVMHHVDACIEIPQFGTKHSLNVSVTVGIVLWHFIQKLKLL from the coding sequence ATGCAGAAATTATCCATGGAAGAATTGAATCGACCTGATGTCGAATCATTTAAAGCGCAAGAGAAAACACCTATTGTCATCGTGCTGGACAACGTGCGCAGCATGCACAATGTGGGATCAACCTTTCGTACGGCCGATGGCTTTGCAATAGCGAAGATCTTGCTGTGTGGCATCACCGCTACGCCTCCGCACCGTGAAATTGAAAAAACCGCATTAGGTGCCACGCAGTCTGTCCTTTGGGAACATGTGGCGGATACGCAAGAAGCCGTTAAATCGTTGCAACAGGAAGGCTATACCGTTATCGCCATCGAGCAAGCCGCAGGCAGCATCGCCTTACAGGACATGTCCGTTCAGACGGATCATAAATATGCCTTTGTATTTGGCAATGAGGTGCATGGCGTTGCTGATGATGTGATGCACCATGTAGACGCCTGCATTGAAATACCGCAGTTTGGCACCAAGCATTCCTTGAACGTATCGGTCACGGTTGGAATCGTCTTGTGGCATTTTATTCAAAAGCTAAAGCTTTTATAA
- a CDS encoding 3-keto-disaccharide hydrolase produces MKTTFLSVMAASAIFFACATKTSATSAEEKPKAIQLFNGKDIKSWTPKIRLHQPGENYANTFRVEDGLLKVRYDGYDDFNQQYGHLAYNTPYSYYLLRLEYRFVDEQTKGGEGWAWRNSGAMLHGQDPKTMLKDQDFPISIEGQLLGGNGTDARTTSNLCTPGTNVVIHDKLFTPHCQSSTSKTYHGDQWVTADFLVLGDSIIQHILDGQVVLEYNKPQVGGGNVESFDPAQKPDGKLLDKGFIYLQSESHPIDFRKVELYDLSPYKNNKTKLDQVIKTIL; encoded by the coding sequence ATGAAGACCACGTTTCTATCCGTGATGGCTGCAAGCGCCATTTTCTTTGCTTGCGCAACCAAAACTTCTGCGACATCCGCGGAGGAAAAACCGAAAGCCATACAGCTTTTTAACGGGAAAGACATAAAAAGCTGGACTCCTAAAATTAGATTGCACCAGCCTGGAGAAAATTATGCCAATACCTTTCGTGTGGAAGACGGGCTATTGAAAGTGCGTTACGATGGATATGATGATTTCAACCAACAGTATGGACATTTAGCCTACAACACTCCTTACAGTTACTACCTGCTACGCTTGGAATACCGTTTTGTAGATGAACAAACGAAAGGTGGCGAAGGCTGGGCTTGGCGCAACAGCGGCGCGATGCTACACGGACAAGACCCCAAAACGATGCTGAAGGATCAAGATTTCCCCATCTCCATTGAAGGCCAACTTCTAGGAGGCAATGGAACTGACGCACGTACCACATCCAACCTCTGCACTCCGGGCACCAATGTGGTGATCCACGACAAGCTTTTTACACCACATTGCCAAAGCTCAACATCTAAAACCTATCACGGCGATCAATGGGTCACAGCGGACTTTTTGGTACTGGGCGATTCCATCATTCAACATATATTGGACGGTCAAGTGGTGCTGGAATATAACAAGCCCCAAGTCGGTGGCGGTAATGTGGAGAGCTTCGACCCCGCACAAAAACCAGATGGCAAGCTTCTCGATAAAGGATTTATATATCTACAGAGCGAAAGTCATCCTATTGATTTTCGTAAGGTAGAATTGTACGACCTCTCGCCCTACAAAAACAACAAAACAAAATTAGATCAGGTTATCAAAACCATCTTATAA
- a CDS encoding helix-turn-helix transcriptional regulator has translation MDSKMYVDKYYVTEVDSFEDSIYCHHAMMGETYISEHSHQKGQFLYTEGGIVFLRTPEKSYFLPARHYIWIPGGVRHSIHPSSPEVVMRNLYFPKFETDTDFFDRVNIYPVNDFLIEFIMFTNRWTGNIFPVEEPKFSIAKAFKLILPEVSNTELPLALPYPKHEKLKDIVSYLDHRIDENVSFKKLAEEFDVSERTLARLFQRELNMSFIQYYTILRMLTALKLLLDDKLSVNEVALRVGYSSLPTFSNTFNKIIGVRPSEYVKNKNLLF, from the coding sequence ATGGATAGCAAAATGTATGTCGATAAATATTACGTCACAGAAGTAGATTCCTTTGAAGATAGCATATATTGTCACCATGCGATGATGGGCGAAACGTACATTTCCGAACACAGCCACCAGAAAGGACAATTCTTGTATACCGAAGGTGGGATCGTGTTTTTACGAACGCCGGAGAAATCGTATTTTCTTCCAGCACGGCATTATATCTGGATCCCTGGCGGGGTACGGCATAGCATACATCCCAGCAGTCCTGAGGTGGTGATGCGTAATCTTTATTTTCCCAAGTTTGAGACCGACACCGATTTCTTTGATCGGGTAAATATCTACCCGGTGAATGACTTTCTGATTGAATTCATTATGTTCACAAACCGTTGGACAGGCAATATCTTCCCCGTGGAGGAGCCAAAATTTTCGATCGCCAAGGCTTTCAAGCTTATCCTTCCTGAAGTGTCCAACACCGAATTGCCCTTGGCTCTTCCCTACCCAAAACACGAAAAGCTCAAGGATATTGTAAGCTACCTAGATCATCGCATAGATGAAAATGTGAGCTTTAAAAAGCTAGCAGAGGAATTTGATGTTAGCGAGCGTACACTGGCACGCCTTTTCCAACGCGAACTGAACATGTCATTCATTCAATATTACACGATCCTACGCATGCTTACAGCGCTCAAACTATTGCTAGATGATAAGTTGAGTGTCAATGAAGTTGCGCTACGTGTTGGTTACAGCAGCTTACCTACGTTCAGCAACACGTTCAACAAAATAATTGGGGTACGCCCCAGTGAATATGTAAAGAATAAAAATCTATTATTTTAA
- a CDS encoding DUF1599 domain-containing protein, translating into MDTSTEYNRVIGYCKDLFLKKTKDYGTAWRIMRPSSITDQLFIKAQRIRTLEVKKVSLVGEGILDEYVGIVNYCIIAMMQLELPEEASNELDYSFVDEKYAEKVNETRDLMFAKNHDYGEAWRDMRISSLTDLILMKLHRVKQIEDNNGQTIVSEGLKANYQDMLNYAVFALIKMGLAEQN; encoded by the coding sequence ATGGATACAAGTACCGAATACAACCGGGTCATCGGCTATTGCAAAGATTTATTTTTAAAGAAAACAAAAGACTACGGAACAGCTTGGCGCATCATGCGCCCTTCGTCTATAACTGATCAGCTGTTCATAAAAGCACAACGCATCCGTACCTTGGAAGTGAAAAAGGTATCCCTAGTCGGCGAAGGTATATTGGATGAATATGTAGGGATCGTCAATTACTGTATCATCGCCATGATGCAATTAGAGTTGCCTGAAGAAGCCTCCAACGAGCTTGACTACAGCTTCGTGGACGAGAAATATGCAGAAAAAGTAAACGAAACACGCGATTTGATGTTTGCTAAGAATCACGACTATGGCGAAGCCTGGCGCGACATGCGTATCTCTTCCTTGACGGATCTGATCCTGATGAAGCTGCACCGCGTGAAACAAATTGAAGATAACAACGGGCAAACCATCGTATCTGAAGGCTTAAAGGCCAACTATCAGGATATGCTAAACTATGCTGTATTTGCCTTGATAAAAATGGGTCTTGCCGAACAAAACTAG
- a CDS encoding ATP-binding cassette domain-containing protein: MAIKVDQLTKTYGKQLALDNVSFETQKNSIVGFLGPNGAGKSTTMKILAGLIPASAGTCHISDSNIAEQSLAAKRKLGFLPENNPLYTDMYVREILQYEASTHRIKNKSERIDLVVKQTGLEDAQHKKISELSKGYRQRVGLALCIIHDPEVLLLDEPTSGLDPNQILEIRALIKELGKEKTVLLSTHLMQEVEALCDEVIILHQGKIRDHFFVNDLPNKYPNQSLEEIFVRLTK, encoded by the coding sequence ATGGCGATCAAAGTAGATCAGTTAACAAAGACATACGGCAAACAGCTTGCGCTCGACAACGTTTCCTTTGAAACACAGAAAAACAGTATCGTAGGCTTTTTAGGTCCAAATGGTGCTGGAAAATCTACCACCATGAAAATTTTGGCTGGCTTGATCCCTGCCAGCGCTGGCACATGCCATATATCAGATAGCAATATCGCCGAACAGTCCTTAGCTGCGAAAAGGAAATTAGGTTTTCTCCCCGAGAACAATCCGCTGTATACGGATATGTATGTTCGGGAAATTCTGCAGTACGAAGCTTCGACCCATCGCATAAAGAACAAAAGTGAACGTATAGACCTCGTCGTCAAACAAACCGGCTTAGAGGACGCCCAGCATAAAAAGATAAGCGAACTGTCCAAAGGATACAGACAACGTGTAGGACTAGCCCTTTGCATTATACATGATCCAGAAGTGCTCCTTTTAGATGAACCCACCTCTGGACTGGATCCCAATCAAATTTTAGAAATCCGAGCCTTGATCAAAGAACTGGGCAAGGAAAAAACAGTTTTGCTATCAACCCACCTTATGCAAGAGGTAGAAGCCCTGTGTGATGAAGTTATCATCCTACATCAAGGAAAAATCAGGGATCATTTTTTTGTAAATGACCTGCCTAACAAATACCCCAATCAATCGCTGGAGGAAATTTTTGTACGCTTAACAAAATAA
- a CDS encoding shikimate kinase: MNKPIFLIGFMGSGKTTLGRKLANHLQKKFIDLDHLIVDRVGMSIPEYFEKHGEDQFRQLESEVLKELAGLDAVVSTGGGSPCYFDNMDWILANGLAVYLHLTPKALHARLQQSKIANRPALKGLNGEELLLFIEEKLAQREPYYNRAQLHIDQLNTSVETLSQSIRSHDHLD, encoded by the coding sequence ATGAACAAACCTATTTTCCTTATCGGTTTTATGGGGAGTGGAAAGACCACTTTAGGGCGAAAGCTTGCCAACCACTTACAGAAAAAATTTATCGATCTTGATCATCTAATTGTTGATCGAGTAGGAATGTCCATCCCAGAATATTTTGAAAAGCATGGCGAAGATCAATTTCGCCAGCTAGAAAGCGAAGTATTGAAAGAACTGGCAGGTTTAGACGCCGTTGTTTCTACAGGAGGTGGAAGTCCCTGCTATTTCGACAATATGGACTGGATCTTGGCAAACGGCTTGGCGGTTTACCTACATCTTACACCAAAAGCACTACACGCACGCCTGCAACAATCAAAAATTGCCAATCGTCCTGCCTTAAAGGGATTGAACGGAGAAGAGCTCCTGCTCTTTATCGAAGAGAAATTGGCACAACGAGAACCTTATTACAACCGAGCACAGCTTCATATCGATCAACTGAACACATCGGTAGAAACCCTTTCCCAATCGATACGAAGCCATGATCACTTGGATTAA